The following proteins come from a genomic window of Pseudomonadota bacterium:
- a CDS encoding DUF2959 family protein — MHKLILSLRAATLLVLVVVIGGCASAKYSALEKVGIHKRDILVDDVEDARDAQADTREELVSAYEELSTLIGHDGGELERQYDRLSKQVESAQDATDDLDDHLAAIDQVSNDLFEEWESELELYSSQALRNDQAQKLAESRQQFKQMRDSMQVARNRVDPVMAVLNDNVLYLKHSLNAQAVAALRGEAAKLEANVDALVRDMQVAIDEADSFISKMRG; from the coding sequence ATGCATAAGTTGATTCTTTCGCTCCGCGCTGCGACGTTGTTGGTTTTGGTTGTTGTTATCGGTGGATGCGCCTCTGCCAAGTATTCCGCATTGGAAAAAGTGGGCATCCACAAACGCGATATTCTTGTCGATGACGTCGAGGATGCACGCGATGCACAGGCCGATACGCGCGAAGAGCTGGTGTCAGCCTACGAGGAGCTCAGCACGCTGATCGGTCACGACGGCGGGGAGTTGGAGCGACAGTATGACCGGCTTAGTAAGCAGGTGGAGTCGGCGCAGGACGCGACCGATGACCTGGACGATCATCTCGCGGCCATCGATCAAGTGAGCAATGATCTATTCGAGGAGTGGGAGTCGGAGCTGGAGCTATACAGCAGTCAGGCGTTGCGCAACGATCAGGCGCAGAAGTTGGCTGAGTCGCGGCAACAGTTCAAGCAGATGCGCGACAGCATGCAGGTCGCGCGCAATCGTGTCGATCCGGTCATGGCGGTGCTGAACGACAATGTGCTGTACCTCAAACACAGCCTGAACGCACAGGCTGTTGCCGCGCTCCGTGGCGAGGCGGCCAAATTAGAAGCGAATGTCGATGCCCTGGTGCGCGACATGCAGGTTGCGATTGACGAGGCCGATAGCTTTATCAGCAAGATGCGCGGTTAG